A window of Nerophis ophidion isolate RoL-2023_Sa linkage group LG17, RoL_Noph_v1.0, whole genome shotgun sequence contains these coding sequences:
- the LOC133535947 gene encoding cytochrome c oxidase assembly protein COX11, mitochondrial, with the protein MWLPLVLRQSLCRRAAFSALPPPTCLRTLHCDARRPLHFLWRRLPARLNAHSRGLKSRKRPSQEEQWKSRNKTVLTYVAAAGVGMVGLAYAAVPLYRLYCQATGLGGVAVAGHDTDLVETMEPVTERVIKVAFNADTHASIQWNFRPQQTEIFVVPGETALAFYRAKNPTDKPIIGISTYNVVPFDAGQYFNKIQCFCFEEQRLNPHEEVDMPVFFYIDPEFDMDPKMARVDTITLSYTFFEAKQGQRLPLPGHNIYS; encoded by the exons ATGTGGCTTCCTCTGGTCCTGCGACAGTCCCTTTGTCGGCGCGCGGCTTTTTCCGCACTCCCGCCACCGACATGCCTGAGGACCCTGCACTGCGACGCCAGAAGGCCGCTCCACTTCCTGTGGCGGAGGCTCCCGGCGCGCCTGAACGCTCACAGCCGGGGACTCAAGAGCCGTAAGAGGCCGAGCCAGGAGGAGCAGTGGAAGAGCAGGAACAAGACGGTGCTCACGTACGTGGCCGCCGCCGGCGTGGGCATGGTTGGCCTGGCGTACGCCGCCGTGCCGCTCTACAGGCTCTACTGCCAG GCGACAGGACTGGGTGGCGTGGCGGTGGCAGGCCATGACACGGACCTGGTGGAGACCATGGAGCCGGTGACGGAGCGCGTCATCAAAGTGGCCTTCAATGCCGACACGCACGCCAGCATCCAGTGGAACTTCCGGCCGCAGCAGACGGAGATCTTT GTGGTCCCGGGGGAGACGGCCCTGGCCTTCTACCGAGCTAAGAACCCCACGGACAAGCCCATCATTGGCATCTCCACCTACAACGTGGTGCCCTTCGATGCAGGACAGTACTTCAACAAGATCCAG TGTTTCTGCTTCGAAGAGCAGCGCCTGAACCCTCACGAGGAGGTGGACATGCCCGTCTTCTTCTACATCGACCCGGAGTTTGACATGGACCCCAAGATGGCGCGGGTGGACACCATCACGCTGTCCTACACTTTCTTCGAGGCCAAGCAGGGTCAGAGGCTGCCTCTGCCCGGCCACAACATCTACAGCTGA